Sequence from the Malaciobacter pacificus genome:
CTTTAAAATATTTAAACTAATTTTAAGAATTGGTGTGTAATAATTTCAATATAACTTATAGGGATTAATGGATTCCGAAGAGATTTATTCTCTATGCTTGTTAAAAATTACAAGAAGGTTCCCGGCTGTAAAAACTTTTTTACAATGTGTCATAATTAAAAAGGATTTATTATGAGAATCATGACTAACGTTTCATCTTTAACTGCACAAGAATCTGCAGTAAATACAAATAAAAATATAACTTCTTCTTTAGAGAAATTATCATCTGGTTTAAGAATTAATAAAGCATCAGATGATGCTTCAGGTTTAGCAATTGCTGATAAATTAAGAACTCAAGTTACATCTTTAAATCAATCAGTTGATAATGGTAACTCTGCAGTTGCTATGTTACAAATTGCAGATAAAGCAATGGCAGAACAATCTAATATTTTAGACACTGTTAAAGCTAAATTAATTCAAGCTTCTACAGATACTACTTCTACTGAAGGTAGAGAAGCTATTAGACAAGATATTTCTAAACTTTTAAACCAGTTAGATAACATTGCAAAACAAACAAACTATAATGGTAGACAATTAATTTCTGCTGCTAACGGTACAGCTGCATCTTCTAACCACGTTTTCCAATTAGGTGAAAAATCTGGTAATGTTATTAGTGCTGCGTCTATTACGGCTAATACTACTGGTTTAGCAATGACTACATTAAAAGGTTTAGCTGCAAATGCTTTAACTTTATCAGCTGCTGCAAATCAACAATCAAAAGTTGATGCTGCTATTACTAAATTAAATGGTCATAGATCAACAATAGGTTCTACTCAAAATCAAGTTGAATCTGCTGTTAGAAACTTAATGACTGCTTCTACGAATATCAGTGCAGCTGAGTCTGTAATTAGAGATGTTGATTACGCTGCTGAAAGTGCAAACTTCAACAAACAAAACATCATCTCGCAAGCTGGTTCTTACGCTATTTCTCAAGCTAATGCTGCTCAACAAAATGTGTTAAGATTACTTCAATAATCTTATCTCTAAGTAGTGACACTAGTCACTACTTTTT
This genomic interval carries:
- a CDS encoding flagellin; protein product: MRIMTNVSSLTAQESAVNTNKNITSSLEKLSSGLRINKASDDASGLAIADKLRTQVTSLNQSVDNGNSAVAMLQIADKAMAEQSNILDTVKAKLIQASTDTTSTEGREAIRQDISKLLNQLDNIAKQTNYNGRQLISAANGTAASSNHVFQLGEKSGNVISAASITANTTGLAMTTLKGLAANALTLSAAANQQSKVDAAITKLNGHRSTIGSTQNQVESAVRNLMTASTNISAAESVIRDVDYAAESANFNKQNIISQAGSYAISQANAAQQNVLRLLQ